One window of the Bradyrhizobium sp. NP1 genome contains the following:
- a CDS encoding ABC transporter ATP-binding protein gives MARIDLVDLAHSYGSNDAPPESFALKPVTMTWRQGGAYALLGPSGCGKTTLLNLISGIIAPSRGKILFDGTDVTPRSTRERNIAQVFQFPVIYDTMTVGQNLAFPLKNRGVPKAEIEARVAEIARLLDLSPYLNRKATRLTADAKQKISLGRGLVRSDVAAILFDEPLTVIDPELKWQLRSKLKALHRELDLTMIYVTHDQTEALTFADTVVVMHDGRVVQSGTPAELFEKPAHTFVGYFIGSPGMNIIPAEVRGREARIDGHTIALTRSYNALPSGAKIEIGVRPEFVDIAQPAPGLLSARIERIDDLGRIRFARVRVGDARLSARVPSGFSASDGVAGLKFDPAHVHVYADSRLVEGAA, from the coding sequence ATGGCCCGCATTGACCTCGTCGACCTCGCGCATTCCTACGGCAGCAACGACGCGCCGCCGGAATCCTTCGCGCTGAAGCCGGTCACCATGACGTGGCGGCAGGGCGGCGCCTACGCGTTGCTCGGACCTTCCGGCTGCGGCAAGACCACGCTGCTCAACCTGATCTCCGGCATCATCGCGCCCTCGCGCGGGAAAATCCTGTTCGATGGCACCGATGTCACGCCACGGTCGACGAGGGAGCGCAATATCGCGCAGGTGTTCCAGTTCCCGGTGATCTACGACACCATGACAGTGGGGCAGAACCTGGCATTCCCCCTGAAGAACCGCGGCGTGCCGAAGGCGGAAATCGAGGCGCGCGTCGCCGAGATCGCGCGGCTGCTCGACCTCTCGCCCTATCTCAACCGCAAGGCGACGCGGCTCACCGCCGACGCCAAGCAGAAGATTTCGCTCGGCCGGGGGCTGGTGCGTTCCGACGTCGCCGCGATCCTGTTCGACGAGCCGCTCACGGTGATCGACCCCGAATTGAAATGGCAGTTGCGCTCCAAGCTGAAGGCGCTGCACCGCGAGCTCGATCTCACCATGATCTACGTCACCCACGATCAGACCGAGGCGTTGACCTTCGCCGATACCGTCGTGGTGATGCATGACGGCCGCGTGGTGCAGAGCGGCACGCCGGCCGAGCTGTTCGAGAAGCCCGCGCATACCTTCGTCGGCTATTTCATCGGCTCGCCCGGCATGAACATCATTCCGGCCGAGGTGAGGGGCCGCGAGGCGCGGATCGATGGTCACACCATCGCGCTGACGCGAAGCTATAACGCTCTGCCGTCGGGCGCGAAAATCGAGATCGGCGTGCGCCCCGAATTCGTCGACATCGCGCAGCCCGCGCCTGGTCTGCTGTCCGCCCGGATCGAGCGGATCGACGATCTTGGCCGTATCCGCTTCGCCCGGGTGCGGGTCGGCGATGCCAGGCTTTCCGCGCGCGTGCCATCAGGCTTTTCGGCTTCCGACGGCGTCGCGGGGCTGAAATTCGATCCTGCCCATGTGCACGTCTATGCCGACAGCCGTCTGGTCGAGGGAGCGGCCTGA
- a CDS encoding carbohydrate ABC transporter permease, with the protein MYSIPGRRLILGLFLVFLLLPIYWLVNMSFKTNNEIVTTMTLWPHQPTLQHYRRIFTDESWYSGYINSLEYVVINTIISISVALPAAYAFSRYRFLGDKHLFFWLLSNRMAPAAVYALPFFNLYSAIGLFDTPWAVALAHCIFNVPLAVWILEGFVSGVPREIDETAFLDGYSFPRFFIKILIPLIASGIGVAAFFCFMFSWVELLLARTLTSVAAKPISAVMTRTVSAAGMDWGLLAAAGVLTIIPGALVIWFVRNYIARGFALGRV; encoded by the coding sequence ATGTACTCGATTCCCGGCCGCCGCCTCATCCTCGGGCTTTTCCTGGTCTTCCTGTTGTTGCCGATCTACTGGCTCGTCAACATGAGCTTCAAGACCAACAACGAAATCGTCACGACCATGACGTTGTGGCCGCATCAGCCGACACTGCAGCATTACCGGCGCATCTTCACGGACGAGAGCTGGTACTCCGGCTACATCAACTCGCTCGAATACGTCGTCATCAACACCATCATCTCGATCTCGGTCGCGCTGCCGGCGGCCTACGCGTTCTCACGCTACCGTTTCCTCGGCGACAAGCACCTGTTCTTCTGGCTGTTGTCGAACCGCATGGCGCCGGCCGCGGTCTATGCGCTTCCTTTCTTCAATCTCTATTCGGCGATCGGACTGTTCGACACGCCCTGGGCGGTGGCGCTGGCGCACTGCATCTTCAATGTGCCGCTCGCGGTATGGATTCTCGAAGGTTTCGTGTCCGGCGTGCCGCGCGAGATCGACGAGACCGCGTTCCTCGACGGCTATTCCTTTCCGCGCTTCTTCATCAAGATCCTGATTCCGCTGATCGCAAGCGGCATCGGGGTCGCCGCCTTCTTCTGCTTCATGTTTTCCTGGGTCGAGCTGCTGCTTGCCCGCACGCTGACGTCGGTGGCTGCAAAACCGATTTCGGCCGTCATGACCCGCACGGTCTCGGCCGCCGGCATGGACTGGGGCCTCTTGGCCGCGGCGGGCGTGCTTACCATCATCCCGGGTGCGCTCGTGATCTGGTTTGTCCGCAACTACATCGCGCGTGGCTTCGCGCTGGGACGGGTGTAG
- a CDS encoding ABC transporter substrate-binding protein: MRHLESSKGPLTRTRVLMMTSAFALIAASAAVTAPARAGEAEAKKWIDSEFQPSTLSKDDQMKEMQWFIKAAEPFKGMEINVVSETLTVHEYESRTLAKAFEEITGIKVKHDIIQEGDVVEKIQTQMQSGKNVYDGWINDSDFIGTHFRYGQAVDLTDWMGGEGKDVTDPMLDVNDFIGKSFTTAPNGHLYQLPDQQFANLYWFRYDWFSNPDYKAKFKAKYGYDLGVPVNWSAYEDIADFFTNDIKEVNGVRVYGHMDYGKKDPSLGWRFTDAWLSMAGNGDKGIPNGLPVDEWGIRMEGCRPVGSSVERGGDVNGPAAVYSIVKYLDWMKKYAPPQAQGMTFSESGPVPSQGNIAQQIFWYTAFTADMVKPGLPVMNADGTPKWRMAPSPHGSYWKEGMKLGYQDVGSATLLKSTPVDRRKAAWLYLQFIVSKTTSLKKSHVGLTFIRESDIWDKSFTERAPKLGGLIEFYRSPARVQWTPTGNNVPDYPKLAQLWWQNIGDASSGAKTPQAAMDALAAAQDSVMERLEKSGVQGACGPKLNKKEKPEYWFAKAEKDGHVAPQRKLANEKPKGETIDYDTLIKSWPATPPKRAEAK, from the coding sequence ATGCGACACTTGGAGAGCAGCAAGGGGCCTTTGACCAGGACCCGGGTTCTGATGATGACCAGCGCGTTCGCGCTGATTGCCGCGTCTGCCGCAGTGACCGCGCCCGCCCGCGCCGGTGAGGCCGAAGCCAAGAAATGGATCGACAGCGAATTCCAGCCGTCGACGCTGTCCAAGGACGACCAGATGAAGGAGATGCAGTGGTTCATCAAGGCCGCTGAACCCTTCAAGGGCATGGAGATCAACGTCGTCTCCGAAACGCTGACGGTGCACGAATATGAATCGCGCACGCTCGCCAAGGCGTTCGAGGAAATTACCGGCATCAAGGTCAAGCACGACATCATCCAGGAGGGTGACGTCGTCGAGAAGATCCAGACCCAGATGCAGTCGGGCAAGAACGTCTATGACGGCTGGATCAACGATTCCGACTTCATCGGCACGCATTTCCGCTACGGCCAGGCGGTCGACCTGACGGATTGGATGGGAGGCGAGGGCAAGGACGTCACCGATCCGATGCTCGACGTCAACGACTTCATCGGCAAGTCGTTCACGACCGCGCCGAACGGCCACCTCTACCAGTTGCCCGACCAGCAGTTCGCGAACCTCTACTGGTTCCGCTACGACTGGTTCTCCAATCCCGACTACAAGGCCAAGTTCAAGGCCAAGTACGGCTACGACCTCGGCGTTCCCGTGAACTGGTCGGCCTATGAGGACATCGCTGACTTCTTCACCAACGACATCAAGGAGGTCAATGGCGTCCGCGTCTATGGCCACATGGACTATGGCAAGAAGGACCCGTCCCTGGGCTGGCGTTTCACCGACGCCTGGCTGTCGATGGCCGGCAACGGCGACAAGGGCATCCCGAACGGACTGCCTGTCGACGAATGGGGCATTCGCATGGAAGGCTGCCGCCCCGTGGGCTCCTCCGTCGAGCGTGGCGGCGACGTCAACGGTCCCGCGGCGGTCTATTCGATCGTCAAATATCTCGACTGGATGAAGAAATATGCTCCGCCGCAGGCGCAGGGCATGACCTTCTCCGAGTCGGGACCGGTGCCGTCGCAGGGCAACATCGCCCAGCAGATCTTCTGGTACACCGCTTTCACCGCCGACATGGTGAAGCCGGGTCTGCCCGTGATGAACGCGGACGGGACGCCGAAGTGGCGCATGGCGCCATCGCCGCACGGCTCGTATTGGAAGGAGGGCATGAAGCTCGGTTACCAGGACGTGGGCTCGGCGACGCTTCTCAAGTCGACCCCGGTCGACCGCCGCAAGGCCGCCTGGCTCTATTTGCAGTTCATCGTCTCCAAGACGACGTCCCTGAAGAAGAGCCACGTCGGCCTGACCTTCATCCGCGAATCCGACATCTGGGACAAGTCGTTCACCGAACGAGCGCCCAAGCTCGGCGGCCTGATCGAGTTCTATCGCTCGCCGGCGCGCGTGCAGTGGACCCCGACCGGCAACAACGTGCCCGACTATCCGAAGCTCGCGCAATTGTGGTGGCAGAACATCGGCGATGCGTCGTCGGGTGCGAAGACGCCGCAGGCCGCGATGGATGCGCTTGCTGCCGCTCAGGACTCCGTGATGGAGCGTCTCGAGAAATCCGGCGTGCAGGGCGCCTGCGGGCCGAAGCTGAACAAGAAGGAGAAGCCGGAATACTGGTTCGCCAAGGCGGAGAAGGACGGCCACGTCGCCCCGCAACGCAAGCTCGCGAACGAGAAGCCAAAGGGCGAAACCATCGACTACGACACGCTGATCAAGTCGTGGCCGGCAACCCCGCCCAAGCGCGCGGAAGCGAAGTGA
- a CDS encoding alkene reductase, which translates to MSTSSKLLEPFKLGPITLPNRLVMAPLTRNRAVPPSMVPGPLAAEYYGQRASAGLLVTEASQVSQQGQGYQDTPGIYSRAQVEGWRKITDRVHERGGRIFIQIWHVGRVSHTSLQPNNGAPVAPSAVRAKGKTFVNNAFTDISEPRALELSEIPGIIDDFKRAAANALAAGFDGVEIHGANGYLLDQFAKDGANKRSDAYGGSIENRSRLMLEVAKAVATEAGTDRTGIRISPVTPANDVSDSNPQALFDHIVDGLSALKLVYLHVVEGATGGPRDFAPFDYASLRKRFAGAYIANNGYDFALADKVLREGAADLIAFGKPFISNPDLVERLKKGAALNEWDKATFYGGDAKGYTDYPSLQTAEAAQ; encoded by the coding sequence ATGAGCACGTCTTCCAAACTCCTCGAGCCCTTCAAGCTTGGCCCGATCACGCTGCCGAACCGGCTCGTGATGGCGCCGCTGACGCGCAACCGCGCTGTTCCCCCAAGCATGGTTCCGGGTCCGCTCGCGGCGGAATATTACGGCCAGCGCGCCTCGGCCGGCCTCCTCGTCACCGAGGCGAGCCAGGTCTCGCAACAGGGCCAGGGCTATCAGGACACGCCCGGCATCTATTCGAGGGCGCAGGTCGAGGGCTGGCGCAAAATCACCGACCGCGTCCATGAGCGAGGAGGCCGCATCTTCATCCAGATCTGGCACGTCGGCCGCGTCTCGCACACCTCCCTGCAGCCAAACAATGGTGCGCCGGTTGCGCCTTCAGCGGTCCGCGCCAAGGGCAAGACCTTCGTCAACAACGCCTTCACCGATATCTCCGAGCCGCGCGCGCTCGAATTGTCGGAAATCCCTGGAATCATCGACGACTTCAAGCGCGCCGCAGCGAATGCGCTGGCGGCCGGCTTCGACGGCGTCGAGATCCACGGCGCCAATGGCTATCTGCTCGACCAGTTCGCCAAGGACGGCGCCAACAAGCGCAGCGATGCCTATGGCGGATCGATCGAAAACCGCTCGCGGCTGATGCTGGAGGTCGCGAAAGCCGTTGCCACGGAGGCTGGCACTGATCGTACCGGCATCCGCATCTCGCCGGTGACGCCCGCAAACGACGTCTCCGACTCCAATCCGCAGGCCCTGTTCGACCACATCGTCGACGGCTTGAGCGCGCTGAAGCTCGTCTACCTGCACGTGGTCGAGGGCGCCACCGGCGGCCCGCGCGATTTCGCGCCGTTCGACTACGCGTCCCTGCGCAAGCGTTTTGCCGGCGCCTACATCGCCAACAACGGCTACGACTTCGCGCTCGCCGACAAGGTGCTGCGCGAAGGCGCGGCCGACCTGATCGCGTTCGGCAAGCCGTTCATCTCCAACCCCGATCTGGTCGAGCGGTTGAAGAAGGGCGCAGCCCTGAACGAGTGGGACAAGGCGACGTTCTATGGCGGCGACGCCAAGGGCTATACCGATTACCCGTCGCTGCAGACGGCAGAAGCGGCACAGTAG
- a CDS encoding carboxypeptidase regulatory-like domain-containing protein translates to MRRRPLLAAIGSALVLAFQPAIQAQQPAAALTGLVSSAEEPVMEGVLVSATRDGSNTTVTVVTDADGRYRFPVSRLAPGQYTLAVRAIGYELGQPKKVEIGGPTTATADLKLGKARDLAAQLSNGEWLASIPGSDQQKGQLLNCVGCHRVERIMRSKYDTDGFLTQILPRMQSYVQQSLPIHPQLRPAERLMEEQGEDRIEIYRSVAQYLSTINLSTTEQWKYALKTLPRPKGAATRVIYTEYDLPREEMAPHDVIVDKEGTVWFSGFGEQKLGRLDPRTGKVTEYPYPTHRDNFPTGSLGLRADAAGNLWLGNMYQATIVKFDPNTEQFRFWTLPSEANIDAAQVNMVSPQHSDVDGKVWTQNNGFAGVHRLDIATGKIETWRPFKDAPKGEPHNIYDVIPDSHNNAYFTDFRQGQIGRIDAKTGEVSLFQTPTPRSAPRRGNMDAQDRLWFGEYRGDRIGMFDTRTGQFREWKLNTRWSAPYDVVLDKNENAWTGSMVTDQVTRLNTRTGEVVDYLLPRSTNIRRVFVDNSTTPVSFWVGSNDGASIVRLEPMD, encoded by the coding sequence ATGCGTCGTCGTCCCCTGCTTGCCGCCATCGGCTCTGCCCTGGTCCTCGCGTTTCAGCCCGCGATCCAGGCACAGCAACCAGCTGCGGCGCTGACTGGTCTCGTCAGCTCGGCGGAAGAGCCCGTCATGGAAGGCGTGCTCGTCAGCGCCACCAGGGACGGATCGAATACGACGGTTACCGTCGTGACCGACGCGGATGGGCGCTACCGTTTTCCGGTGAGCCGGCTTGCGCCCGGTCAATATACCCTTGCGGTGCGCGCAATCGGCTACGAGCTTGGGCAGCCAAAGAAGGTCGAGATAGGCGGACCGACGACCGCAACGGCGGACCTCAAGCTCGGGAAAGCCAGGGACCTTGCCGCGCAATTGTCGAACGGCGAATGGCTGGCGAGCATCCCCGGCTCCGACCAGCAGAAGGGGCAACTCCTCAATTGCGTCGGCTGCCACCGTGTCGAGCGCATCATGCGCTCCAAATACGATACCGACGGCTTTCTGACCCAGATCCTGCCGCGCATGCAGAGCTATGTCCAGCAGAGCCTGCCGATCCACCCGCAATTGCGGCCGGCCGAGCGGCTGATGGAGGAGCAGGGTGAAGACCGGATCGAGATCTATCGCTCCGTGGCCCAGTATTTGAGCACGATCAATCTCAGCACAACGGAGCAATGGAAATATGCGTTGAAGACGCTGCCGCGCCCGAAAGGCGCGGCGACGCGGGTGATCTATACCGAATACGACCTGCCGCGCGAGGAAATGGCGCCCCACGACGTCATCGTCGACAAGGAAGGCACCGTCTGGTTTTCAGGCTTTGGCGAGCAAAAACTCGGAAGGCTCGATCCCAGAACCGGCAAGGTCACCGAATATCCCTACCCCACGCATCGCGACAATTTTCCGACCGGCAGCCTTGGCCTGCGTGCCGACGCCGCGGGTAATCTCTGGCTCGGCAACATGTATCAGGCGACCATCGTCAAGTTCGATCCGAACACCGAGCAGTTTCGGTTCTGGACGCTTCCGTCGGAAGCGAATATCGATGCGGCGCAGGTCAACATGGTGAGCCCGCAGCACTCGGACGTCGACGGCAAGGTCTGGACGCAGAACAACGGCTTTGCCGGCGTCCACCGCCTCGACATCGCGACCGGCAAGATCGAGACGTGGCGACCGTTCAAGGACGCGCCCAAGGGCGAACCGCACAACATTTACGACGTGATCCCCGACTCCCACAACAACGCCTACTTCACCGATTTCCGCCAGGGACAGATCGGCCGCATCGATGCGAAGACCGGCGAGGTCTCGCTGTTCCAGACACCGACGCCCCGCTCGGCGCCACGGCGCGGCAATATGGACGCGCAGGATCGCCTCTGGTTCGGCGAATATCGCGGCGACCGGATCGGGATGTTCGACACCAGAACCGGGCAATTCAGGGAATGGAAACTGAACACGCGCTGGTCGGCGCCCTACGATGTCGTGCTCGACAAGAATGAAAATGCGTGGACAGGATCGATGGTGACCGACCAGGTGACACGGCTAAACACCAGAACGGGCGAGGTGGTCGACTATCTCCTGCCGCGCTCGACCAACATCCGCAGGGTCTTCGTCGACAATTCGACGACGCCGGTCAGCTTCTGGGTGGGAAGCAACGATGGCGCCTCGATCGTCAGGCTCGAGCCGATGGATTGA
- a CDS encoding sugar ABC transporter permease: protein MDKTVNQKAWFLVLPVFAVVAFSAVLPLMTVVNYSMQDTFGNNQFFWNGVGWFKELLDPSTDLGSRFFASLWRNLFFSAVILAIEVPLGILIALSMPRQGWQVAACLVILALPLLIPWNVVGTIWQIFGRGDIGLLGYVLNSIGINYNYVANDVDAWVTVIVMDVWHWTSLVALLCYAGLKSIPDAYYQAAQIDGASRWAVFKAIQLPKMNRVLLIAVLLRFMDSFMIYTEPFVVTGGGPGNSTTFISIELVKIALGQFDLGKAAALSLVYNLIILIVCWVFYTVMINAGTERRAKDGGK from the coding sequence ATGGACAAGACCGTCAACCAGAAAGCCTGGTTCCTCGTGCTGCCGGTGTTCGCAGTGGTGGCGTTCTCCGCCGTTTTGCCACTGATGACGGTCGTGAACTATTCGATGCAGGACACCTTCGGCAACAACCAGTTCTTCTGGAACGGGGTCGGCTGGTTCAAGGAGCTGCTCGATCCCTCGACCGATCTCGGCAGCCGCTTCTTCGCCTCGCTCTGGCGCAATCTGTTCTTCTCCGCGGTGATCCTTGCCATCGAGGTGCCGCTCGGCATCCTGATCGCGCTGTCGATGCCGCGGCAGGGCTGGCAGGTTGCCGCATGTCTGGTGATCCTCGCACTGCCGCTCCTGATTCCCTGGAACGTGGTCGGCACCATCTGGCAGATCTTCGGCCGTGGCGACATCGGCCTGCTCGGCTACGTGCTGAACAGCATCGGCATCAACTACAACTATGTCGCCAACGACGTCGACGCGTGGGTCACCGTGATCGTCATGGACGTCTGGCACTGGACGAGCCTGGTGGCGCTGCTTTGCTACGCCGGACTGAAGTCGATCCCCGACGCCTATTACCAGGCCGCGCAAATCGACGGCGCCTCGCGCTGGGCCGTGTTCAAGGCGATCCAGCTGCCGAAGATGAACCGCGTGCTCCTGATCGCGGTGCTCTTGCGCTTCATGGACAGCTTCATGATCTACACCGAGCCCTTCGTCGTGACCGGCGGCGGACCCGGCAACTCGACGACCTTCATCTCGATCGAGCTCGTCAAGATCGCGCTCGGCCAGTTCGACCTCGGCAAGGCTGCCGCGCTTTCGCTGGTCTACAATCTGATCATCCTGATCGTGTGCTGGGTGTTCTACACCGTCATGATCAATGCCGGCACCGAGCGTCGGGCCAAAGACGGGGGCAAGTGA
- a CDS encoding DUF2160 domain-containing protein encodes MENIAWMAWTLPTAIFFALLAATLGAMTWLAIAYPEAERVGVLRIPTTRGDRLFISLVLAAVIHLLWIGLVGTDAIATLPIGEDGFEISSLWLATAISLGLAVLIFRTV; translated from the coding sequence ATGGAAAACATCGCATGGATGGCCTGGACCCTGCCGACCGCGATTTTCTTCGCGCTGCTTGCCGCCACGCTTGGCGCGATGACCTGGCTTGCGATCGCCTATCCGGAAGCCGAGCGCGTCGGCGTGTTGCGCATTCCGACCACGCGCGGCGACCGCCTGTTCATCTCGCTGGTGCTTGCCGCCGTGATCCATCTGTTGTGGATCGGCCTCGTCGGCACCGACGCCATCGCGACCTTGCCGATCGGGGAAGATGGCTTTGAGATTTCGAGCCTGTGGCTCGCGACCGCGATTTCGCTTGGTCTAGCCGTGCTGATTTTCCGCACGGTCTAG
- a CDS encoding ABC transporter ATP-binding protein, which translates to MSVTLDHVIRTIDGVPAIRDVSLTLERGTLNVLLGPTLAGKTSIMRLFAGLDKPTSGRVLVDGRDVTGADVRQRSVAMVYQQFINYPSLSVYENIASPLRVQGQPRAEIEKRVAEAARLLRLEPYLERTPLQLSGGQQQRTAIARALVKGADLVLLDEPLANLDYKLREELRAELPRIFEASGAIFVYATTEPSEALLLGGRTICMWEGEVLQAGATPTVYRHPDTLRVAQVFSDPPLNLVRIEKRSGQVTYAGGVTAPASGLYAKLGDGAYRVGFRAHQLEIANGVAGRHAFPSTVAVTEITGSESFVHLHRHDADANWVAVLHGVHEFEPGQALEAVLDPDNVFVFDAAGRLVAAPAVAFSSEVHGGSRQENPPRNSSN; encoded by the coding sequence ATGAGCGTCACGCTCGACCATGTCATCCGCACGATCGACGGCGTCCCCGCCATTCGCGACGTGTCGCTGACATTGGAGCGCGGCACGCTCAACGTGCTGCTCGGGCCGACGCTGGCGGGCAAGACCTCGATCATGCGGCTGTTCGCCGGCCTCGACAAGCCGACCTCGGGCCGCGTGCTGGTCGACGGCCGCGACGTCACCGGGGCGGACGTGCGGCAGCGCTCGGTCGCAATGGTCTACCAGCAATTCATCAACTATCCGTCGCTGTCGGTCTACGAGAACATCGCCTCGCCCCTGCGGGTACAGGGCCAGCCGCGCGCCGAGATCGAGAAGCGCGTCGCGGAGGCCGCAAGGCTGTTGCGGCTCGAGCCTTACCTCGAGCGCACGCCGCTCCAGCTTTCCGGCGGCCAGCAGCAGCGCACCGCGATCGCGCGCGCGCTGGTCAAGGGCGCCGACCTCGTGCTGCTCGACGAGCCGCTGGCCAATCTCGACTACAAGCTGCGCGAGGAATTGCGCGCCGAACTGCCGCGGATCTTCGAGGCGTCGGGTGCGATCTTCGTCTATGCGACCACCGAGCCCTCCGAAGCGCTGCTGCTCGGTGGCCGCACCATCTGCATGTGGGAAGGCGAGGTGCTGCAGGCCGGCGCGACGCCGACCGTCTACCGTCATCCCGACACCTTGCGCGTCGCGCAGGTGTTTTCCGATCCGCCGCTCAACCTGGTGCGTATCGAGAAGCGCAGCGGGCAGGTCACCTATGCGGGCGGCGTCACCGCGCCTGCGAGCGGGCTCTATGCCAAGCTCGGCGACGGCGCCTATCGCGTCGGCTTCCGCGCGCATCAGCTCGAGATCGCAAATGGCGTGGCCGGCCGCCACGCCTTTCCGTCCACCGTCGCGGTCACCGAGATCACCGGCTCGGAAAGCTTCGTCCATCTGCACCGGCACGACGCCGACGCCAACTGGGTCGCGGTGCTGCATGGCGTGCATGAGTTCGAGCCCGGCCAGGCGCTCGAGGCCGTGCTCGATCCCGACAATGTCTTTGTGTTCGATGCGGCGGGCCGGCTGGTCGCTGCACCCGCGGTAGCGTTTTCGAGCGAAGTGCATGGCGGTTCGCGGCAAGAAAACCCGCCAAGAAATTCGAGCAATTGA
- a CDS encoding DUF1993 domain-containing protein encodes MSFYDATVPAFLQILSALNGLLSKAEAHCQKKNIQPEAILNARLYPDMLPFTRQIQLACDFAAKGCARLAHVEVPATPDTEKTFEELRQRVARTIDYVKSFKPAQFEGADTKDVTFPAGPDRSLTLKGQQFLSSFSLPNFYFHAAIAHGLLRHNGVEIGKRDFLGVN; translated from the coding sequence ATGTCCTTCTATGACGCGACCGTCCCCGCCTTCCTGCAGATTCTCTCCGCCCTCAACGGCCTGCTCTCCAAGGCCGAAGCGCATTGCCAGAAGAAGAACATCCAGCCCGAGGCGATCCTGAACGCGCGGCTCTATCCCGATATGCTGCCGTTCACGCGGCAGATCCAGCTCGCCTGCGACTTTGCCGCCAAGGGCTGCGCCCGCCTCGCTCATGTCGAGGTGCCCGCGACGCCTGATACCGAAAAGACATTCGAGGAATTGAGGCAGCGCGTGGCGAGGACGATCGATTATGTGAAGTCGTTCAAGCCGGCGCAGTTCGAAGGCGCCGATACCAAAGACGTCACCTTCCCGGCCGGCCCCGACCGGTCGTTGACGCTGAAGGGCCAGCAATTCCTGAGCAGTTTTTCGCTGCCGAATTTCTATTTCCATGCCGCGATCGCCCATGGCCTGCTCCGGCATAACGGCGTCGAGATCGGCAAGCGCGATTTCCTCGGCGTTAATTGA
- a CDS encoding tetratricopeptide repeat protein gives MTDTAEDIVRRATAAFNDGRRDEAQKICEQGLAQQSGEPMLSHLLAAVLFAKDDIRAARGHIETSLAKRPGNAAAHLLAARLARAAQDFDAALSHLDAAIAIAPQRDAFVEKARTLDQAGLRQQAREAWHAILKVVPTHQEAAARLGRLALEDGDHAAAAAMLERATAGDAPASVWFDLGLAYQDLRNHASAANAYRRAIALKPDYAEAALNLGIALQESGDLDGAMRAYREAYRLRPQSFGTIAMALTSASHGRLWIDEAALRRSLGGG, from the coding sequence ATGACGGATACTGCCGAGGACATCGTCCGCCGCGCAACGGCCGCATTCAATGACGGCCGGCGCGACGAGGCGCAGAAAATCTGCGAGCAAGGCCTCGCCCAACAATCCGGCGAGCCGATGCTGAGCCATCTGCTTGCCGCCGTGCTGTTTGCGAAAGACGACATTCGGGCGGCCCGGGGCCACATCGAGACGAGCCTTGCCAAGCGCCCCGGCAACGCGGCGGCCCACCTGCTCGCCGCTCGCCTCGCGCGCGCCGCGCAGGATTTCGATGCCGCGCTTTCGCATCTTGATGCCGCGATCGCGATCGCACCACAGCGCGATGCTTTTGTCGAAAAGGCGCGGACGCTCGACCAGGCAGGCTTGAGGCAACAGGCGCGCGAAGCCTGGCATGCGATCCTGAAAGTCGTTCCGACGCATCAGGAGGCCGCTGCGCGACTGGGGCGACTTGCCCTTGAAGATGGCGACCACGCGGCCGCCGCCGCGATGCTTGAACGCGCCACCGCAGGCGACGCCCCGGCTTCGGTCTGGTTCGATCTCGGCCTCGCATACCAGGATCTTCGCAACCATGCCTCGGCCGCAAATGCCTACCGCAGGGCGATCGCGCTGAAGCCGGACTATGCCGAGGCCGCGCTCAACCTGGGGATTGCGCTGCAGGAATCGGGCGATCTCGACGGCGCCATGCGAGCCTATCGGGAAGCCTATCGGCTGCGTCCGCAAAGCTTCGGCACCATCGCGATGGCCCTGACCTCGGCGTCCCATGGCCGGCTATGGATCGACGAAGCTGCTCTTCGCCGCTCACTCGGTGGTGGTTAG